A genomic window from Thermodesulfobacteriota bacterium includes:
- a CDS encoding ATP-binding cassette domain-containing protein — MDPLIRVRGLTKRFGAGCAHCRRATGPDRETNRCPHCGSVLACNDVSFDLYPDEALGVVGESGSGKSTLVRLLHFEWEATGGTASLHRQAAGGGPPGLFPDGEAWSRNLLELSSFRKRQLRNAMMGIVYQNPVLGLRMSVSAGGNVAERLLGAGWRNVADMRARASGLLERTEIPVERMDEPPKNFSGGMQQRVQIAKALSNNPVLLFLDEVTTGLDLSVQARVLDMIRALRDECRLSMLVVSHDLGVIHLLCQRTLVMRYGRIVEAGLTDQILQDPQHRYTQLLVASQL, encoded by the coding sequence GTGGACCCGCTGATCCGCGTCCGGGGATTGACGAAACGCTTCGGGGCGGGGTGCGCGCATTGCCGGCGGGCCACCGGTCCCGATCGGGAGACGAACCGGTGCCCCCATTGCGGTTCCGTCCTCGCCTGCAACGACGTCTCGTTCGACCTGTACCCCGACGAGGCGCTCGGCGTCGTCGGGGAAAGCGGTTCCGGGAAAAGCACGCTGGTGCGCCTGCTCCATTTCGAATGGGAGGCCACCGGCGGGACGGCGTCGCTTCACCGGCAGGCCGCGGGCGGCGGGCCGCCGGGGCTCTTTCCCGACGGCGAAGCGTGGAGCCGGAACCTTCTGGAATTGAGCAGCTTCCGGAAGCGGCAGCTTCGCAACGCCATGATGGGGATCGTCTATCAGAATCCCGTCCTGGGGCTGCGGATGTCGGTCAGCGCCGGAGGCAACGTGGCCGAGCGGCTGCTGGGCGCCGGGTGGCGCAACGTCGCCGACATGCGAGCGAGGGCATCCGGGCTGCTGGAGCGGACGGAGATCCCGGTCGAGCGGATGGACGAGCCGCCGAAGAACTTCAGCGGGGGGATGCAGCAGCGGGTGCAGATCGCCAAGGCGCTTTCGAACAACCCCGTCCTCCTGTTCCTGGACGAGGTGACGACCGGGTTGGACCTTTCCGTCCAGGCCCGGGTGCTGGACATGATCCGGGCGCTCCGGGACGAGTGCCGACTCTCGATGCTGGTGGTGTCGCACGACCTGGGGGTGATCCACCTGCTTTGCCAGCGGACGCTGGTGATGCGCTACGGAAGGATCGTGGAGGCGGGTCTTACGGACCAGATCCTCCAGGATCCGCAGCACCGGTACACGCAGCTCCTGGTGGCGTCGCAGCTGTGA